In the genome of Ignavibacteria bacterium, the window TTCTTCCGATGAAAAGTAAAACTTTGTTATTATTTTCTATACCAATTTTTTGTTTTAAAATTCTCCTTTCGCCTTGACTTATGTTATTACTTGATTTGACAAAATTGTATAGCTGAAATACCTTTTCAGAGTTCACCCTATAATTCTGAATTAAATGTTTCTTAACAGCATTACTAACTGCAATAATTTTATCAGATTTAAAACTGATAAACTTCCATCCATCAACCAAACTGTGTACAGTAGTAATAGTTTTGATTTTCAAACTCATACTAACAAAATACGCCAGCAATTCTGGATAGCGATGGTGAGTATGAATTATTTCAATTTTATTCTTCATACAGAATTTTAAAAGGAAAAAATAATTCAGAACAAATTTAAAAGGATTTTTATTTTCTCTTTCAAAATTCAAGAAGTCAATCTTTACATTCAAACCACTTAATCTGTTTATTGAATCACCTTTATTCGTGAGAAAAAATAAATGCAATTCATCCCTTTTGCTTAATTCCTCAAGAAGTTGAAAAACATACTTACTTACACCACAAGAGTAATTGAAGTCAGGGGAAATATGGAGGATATTCAGTTTCTTCACCGCTAGTTCTACCTATTTTAGTGAATCATATAGAGATTCGAAGAATAATTTAAATTGTTCCAAATTATATTTGGACTGTAATGCCTGCACTCCATTAAATCCCATTTTCAAACGTAACTTTTCATTTCTTATCAACTTGATAATTTCTGCGACTCCCGCATCAACATTATCAACGGGATATACCAATCCACAATTATTATCTATCAGAATTTCTCTTGCGCCACCTACATCAGTAGAAACAATAGGTACTGAATTTGCCATCGCTTCCCAATAAGTTATTGGCAATCCCTCCCAATCTGAAGTAAATAATAAAGCGTCAAAATATTGTAAGTAATTACTTAAATGAGGAATGTATCCATAAAATTTACAACAATGATTGATCCCCAATTCTTCAGCTAAAATCTTCATCTCATTTTCCAATTTACCAGTACCAAAATAAGCAATGATAACTTTATGCTCTTTTTCAATAAGTTTTTTTAATATAAGCAGCGAAAGGTCTACCCTTTTTTCAATTTCAAATCTCCCAATAAAAGATATAAGAAATGAATCGAATTTGAGTGATTTTAGTTCAGTTACAATTTTGATATCAATTAAATCTTCGTTCCCCTTTTCAAATCCATTATAATAATTTTTAATCTGCGGAAAGAGTTTTGTTTCGCTAATTAAATTTTCCTTGCTTTTCTTTGAAGGAGTTATAGCAATATCAACCACTTTCGTTAAGCAGATAATATTATGAAGTATGAATAATATTTTTCTTTCAAAAAAGTTATGAAATATTGAATTAATGAATAATCCGTGATAATTAAAGATTAACTTTTTTCTGAGAAAGATATTCATTAATCCTGCAATAATATACGGCTTAATCAAATGTGCATGTATGATGTCAACCCGTTCATCATGTAAAATATCGTATATCTTTTTGATACTTATTATAGAAAATCTTTTTGCCAACGTAGGAATTTTAAATAACTTAACACCCAAATTTTTTAATTTTTTTTCAACTATTTCCCCACCTTGATAAATTACAATTTGTTCAAATCGATTGCTGTTGATATACTTTAATAACATATCAAGATGTATGAATACACCATCAGATTGGCCACTTATTTTGTCAAAAATGTGACAAATTTTTATTTTCATAAATTATTTAATGGTAACTTGAATAGACACTAGTTAAAAAGACCGATTGCTTTTATACAATCTAAATTCTTTCAGCAACATCCTTTTGTATTGCCCATTACTATAGAACATAATTTCAGTGTTATTTTTATTAATTTCTCCCGGAAGCTTAATATAGATCATTTTTGACAATCCGTTTTTTAGAATATCTTCTTTTTTGGAATAGACTAAAATATTGCTAATTAAGGAATGAGAAGTAGAATCTGAAAATCGAACAGAGGGTAGTGAGCTGAATCCACTATTGAACGCTTCACTTTTAATAACTATCAAATCTCCCTCAATTTTGTATCTTATCGGCTTTCTTAATTCATTAGTATTTATAATATCTAATGTCGCAATGGAG includes:
- a CDS encoding glycosyltransferase family 4 protein is translated as MKKLNILHISPDFNYSCGVSKYVFQLLEELSKRDELHLFFLTNKGDSINRLSGLNVKIDFLNFERENKNPFKFVLNYFFLLKFCMKNKIEIIHTHHRYPELLAYFVSMSLKIKTITTVHSLVDGWKFISFKSDKIIAVSNAVKKHLIQNYRVNSEKVFQLYNFVKSSNNISQGERRILKQKIGIENNNKVLLFIGRICYIKGCDILISAFEKLLVENPLLKLIMIGNFESFKIKDIVQKNNKIIYISPTNEILSYYYLSDIVILPSRIDSFPFVMLEAGLAKKTFIGGKTGGIAEFIDDGVDGLLVEPGSVNDLEEKIQTLMDNQALSNSLANKLHSKVMKFTNSGYYISKLIEIYES
- a CDS encoding glycosyltransferase family 4 protein, encoding MKIKICHIFDKISGQSDGVFIHLDMLLKYINSNRFEQIVIYQGGEIVEKKLKNLGVKLFKIPTLAKRFSIISIKKIYDILHDERVDIIHAHLIKPYIIAGLMNIFLRKKLIFNYHGLFINSIFHNFFERKILFILHNIICLTKVVDIAITPSKKSKENLISETKLFPQIKNYYNGFEKGNEDLIDIKIVTELKSLKFDSFLISFIGRFEIEKRVDLSLLILKKLIEKEHKVIIAYFGTGKLENEMKILAEELGINHCCKFYGYIPHLSNYLQYFDALLFTSDWEGLPITYWEAMANSVPIVSTDVGGAREILIDNNCGLVYPVDNVDAGVAEIIKLIRNEKLRLKMGFNGVQALQSKYNLEQFKLFFESLYDSLK